The following are encoded in a window of Polynucleobacter sp. VK25 genomic DNA:
- a CDS encoding beta-ketoacyl-ACP synthase III produces the protein MSIFARVAGTGSYLPELRLTNQDLVERLAKTGLETSDEWIKTRSGISARHFAAQNELTSDLAVKASQAALDSAGITSEDLDLIILATSTPDHLGGFPSTACVVQDKLGAHTACAAFDVQAVCAGFTYALAIADAFIRSGSYKKVLVIGAETFSRILNFQDRGTCVLFGDGAGAVVLEASKEAGILSTALHADGSQRDILCVPGRAGNGEVHGSPFMTMDGPAVFKLAVKVLEQVAHEVLEKANLKPEQIDWLVPHQANIRIMEGTAKKMGMSMDKVIVTVHEHGNTSAASIPLALDSGVRSGQIKRGQHLLLEGVGGGFAWGAVAIKY, from the coding sequence ATGAGTATCTTTGCAAGAGTGGCCGGTACTGGTAGTTATCTTCCCGAGTTGCGCCTAACCAACCAGGATTTAGTTGAGCGTCTCGCCAAAACTGGCTTAGAGACCAGCGATGAGTGGATTAAAACACGTAGTGGTATTTCTGCGCGTCACTTCGCGGCTCAGAATGAGTTGACGAGTGATCTAGCAGTGAAGGCTTCACAAGCTGCATTAGATAGCGCAGGCATTACCTCTGAAGATTTAGATCTGATTATTTTGGCTACGTCTACGCCAGACCATTTAGGTGGCTTTCCAAGTACGGCTTGTGTAGTGCAAGACAAATTAGGCGCACATACTGCTTGTGCAGCTTTCGATGTGCAAGCAGTATGTGCTGGCTTTACTTATGCACTTGCTATTGCAGATGCGTTTATTCGTTCTGGTTCATACAAAAAAGTATTAGTGATTGGTGCTGAGACCTTCTCACGCATCCTCAATTTTCAAGATCGCGGAACTTGCGTCTTATTTGGCGATGGTGCTGGAGCTGTCGTGCTCGAGGCCTCTAAAGAAGCAGGCATTTTATCTACTGCACTTCATGCTGATGGTAGTCAGCGCGATATTTTGTGCGTTCCTGGGCGTGCTGGGAATGGTGAAGTGCATGGCTCACCATTCATGACCATGGACGGTCCCGCTGTCTTTAAGCTTGCTGTCAAAGTCTTAGAGCAAGTCGCACATGAGGTGCTTGAAAAAGCGAATCTCAAGCCTGAGCAAATCGATTGGTTAGTGCCGCATCAAGCCAACATTCGCATTATGGAAGGCACAGCCAAAAAGATGGGCATGTCCATGGATAAGGTAATTGTTACCGTTCATGAGCATGGCAATACCTCAGCTGCCTCTATTCCATTGGCACTGGATTCTGGAGTGCGCTCTGGACAAATCAAGCGTGGTCAACATCTTTTGTTAGAGGGTGTTGGTGGTGGTTTCGCTTGGGGCGCGGTTGCCATTAAATATTAA